A window of Chaetodon auriga isolate fChaAug3 chromosome 2, fChaAug3.hap1, whole genome shotgun sequence contains these coding sequences:
- the LOC143332212 gene encoding uncharacterized protein LOC143332212 has protein sequence MQAVRVKYQDRQKYICYEGQLTFKSFLECVSKKFEIPTLDLKVYDDLNTEVDEDAFAFLVMKPDLGVLEVCLPKASDFGDSVSPSTSHSIASSSSSSFLSSGAENEGESDDTTILQPSPAQRNRDDLARLAQIIEKILREKPGGERILTEYADSRRRDMVKILVAHMASEHGTSPSRRVKEDYAKGITALFPYLADPQGTLGYEQYYNPVDGSGFLAWRVKTLQKEASEGQKKRNRQPMTGGPDSGDRTPFSEENQLTTETQCCEAIALMQHTTDEAIIKEKMKQTFTHRQTMVHDPVKSSEVFTTFPRFLDITGMIEQDFSLMFGDDISAKFLEKWPTHYRQKVLEQSRGLTQTSDLEDLLHNAESTTEELEDGWDSEMSSILLLIHLMPPSPHGRNKRPGKLSARQAIDHLVKFIKTGTSVEGHLDSITESRQPYLLAVGTQRSTIHKYFIVIDKHAIPCRSPDSLASFDELFKAHFVFATSYNRDLANVYHFLQTAVYQIDASTTKVNPRVKEMRARMLN, from the exons ATGCAGGCTGTAAGAGTGAAGTACCAAGACCGCCAGAAATACATTTGTTATGAAGGGCAGCTGACCTTCAAATCGTTTTTGGAGTGTG TTTCCAAGAAATTTGAAATTCCGACCTTGGACTTAAAAGTCTATGATGATTTAAACACTGAAGTTGATGAGGATGCGTTTGCATTTCTTGTAATGAAACCAGACCTGGGTGTGCTTGAGGTGTGTTTGCCCAAAGCCTCAGATTTTGGCG ATTCAGTGAGCCCCTCTACAAGCCACTCCattgccagcagcagcagcagctcctttcTCAGCTCTGGTGCAGAAAATGAAGGGGAGTCAGATGACACCACCATTTTGCAGCCTAGTCCTGCCCAAAGAAACAGAGATGACCTGGCTCGTCTCGCTCAG ATCATTGAAAAAATTCTGAGGGAGaaacctggaggagagaggatcCTTACAGAGTATGCAGATTCCAGAAGACGTGACATGGTGAAGATATTGGTTGCACACATGGCGAGTGAACACGG GACGAGCCCTTCAAGGCGTGTTAAAGAGGACTACGCAAAGGGCATCACTGCCTTGTTTCCATACCTGGCCGATCCCCAGGGCACTTTGGGCTAT GAGCAGTATTACAATCCAGTAGATGGGAGTGGATTTCTTGCATGGAGAGTGAAAACGCTTCAAAAAGAAGCCTCAGagggacaaaagaaaagaaaccgTCAGCCAATGACAG GTGGTCCAGATTCTGGTGACAGGACCCCCTTCAGTGAGGAAAACCAGCTAACCACAGAAACCCAGTGTTGTGAAGCCATCGCACTCATGCAGCATACAACTGATGAAGCAATCATCAAGGAGAAGATGAAACAGACCTTCACCCATCGCCAAACAATGGTTCATGACCCAGTGAAGTCCTCTGAAGTATTCACCACCTTTCCAAGATTTCTTGACATCACAGGAATG ATAGAGCAGGATTTCAGTCTGATGTTTGGTGATGACATCTCTGCTAAGTTCCTGGAGAAGTGGCCTACTCACTACAGGCAGAAAGTCCTTGAACAAAGCCGTGGCCTCACCCAGACAAGCGACCTTGAAGATCTCCTTCATAACGCTGAATCCACAACAGAAGAACTGGAAGATG GATGGGACAGTGAGATGTCCTCCATCTTGCTCCTTATCCACCTCATGCCACCATCACCTCATGGCCGCAACAAGAGACCAGGAAAGCTCTCCGCCAGACAAGCCATTGACCACCTTGTGAAATTTATCAAG ACTGGGACCAGTGTTGAGGGGCATCtggacagcatcacagagaGCCGTCAACCCTATCTACTGGCTGTGGGTACCCAGAGGAGCACCATACACAAATATTTCATTGTGATTGACAAACATGCAATCCCGTGTCGGTCACCAGATTCTCTTGCCTCTTTTGATGAGCTTTTTAAAGCTCATTTTGTCTTCGCTACCTCATACAACAGGGATCTGGCCAATGTCTACCACTTCTTGCAAACCGCTGTTTACCAGATTGATGCTTCTACCACCAAGGTGAATCCCAGGGTCAAAGAGATGAGAGCTCGGATGCTGAACTGA